A genome region from Calditerricola satsumensis includes the following:
- a CDS encoding GNAT family N-acetyltransferase has translation MKIRVVPPAEWERLRPRVLALVRRHGDRRITHRAIRWLRHLGPDDLNQPGTLVVVAQTAKGGLAGCLAACDYGRKESLVVVHPAFRRRGIAKALTAAVIHRLGKLYVRVAVDNVPSLKTCFSLGMVAFRLFTGPTGKPTLWLGCGDWRPEDVGTSRNP, from the coding sequence ATGAAGATCCGCGTCGTCCCCCCTGCGGAGTGGGAGCGGCTGCGCCCGCGCGTTCTCGCTCTCGTGCGCCGCCACGGTGACCGGCGCATCACGCACCGCGCCATCCGCTGGCTGCGCCATCTTGGCCCGGACGATCTCAACCAGCCCGGCACCCTCGTTGTCGTCGCCCAAACGGCCAAAGGCGGCCTCGCGGGATGTCTGGCTGCCTGCGACTACGGGCGCAAGGAGTCGCTCGTCGTCGTCCACCCGGCGTTCCGCCGGCGCGGCATCGCCAAGGCGCTGACCGCCGCCGTCATCCACCGCCTGGGCAAACTGTACGTCCGCGTCGCCGTGGACAACGTTCCGAGCCTGAAAACCTGCTTTTCCCTCGGGATGGTTGCCTTCCGTCTCTTCACCGGCCCAACGGGCAAGCCGACGCTGTGGCTCGGGTGCGGCGACTGGCGGCCCGAGGATGTGGGCACGTCGAGAAACCCGTGA
- a CDS encoding YheC/YheD family endospore coat-associated protein codes for MDPHAHVFLSLSDRRWHVVHPALASAGLPLTSGALDQPWAVDVHSRWPAGASTGPRNWRGRLLIDQKPDRIRLGPLLGILTLRDAQGRLRGNAGHLAALCQTARRLGGIAFVFTPDDVDRTALTVIGRLPHNGRWIDALLPLPHVVYNRIPYRQWEQRPAVQAFLAWLAERAHLFNRGFFDKWQLFRWLRAARPLRPLLPDTARATPATLRAFLARYPSVFLKPCGGKAGEGVLRVTKTPVGYEAIGQSKKGMRQSAAFPRIDDLETWCWRWIGHAPYLVQQGIELAKVRGQPFDLRALVQKDGRGQWQLTGIGARVAPAGGITTHVPQGGRIGNPQVLLAQALSSDAAARLQDQLGSGALAVAHTLERHMPNLAECSMDFAVDRHGKLWFFEANAKPMTFDEPDIQRRALNTRVRYAQWAAGFRTGGKRG; via the coding sequence ATGGACCCTCACGCGCATGTGTTCCTCTCCCTTTCCGACCGCCGGTGGCATGTGGTCCATCCCGCTCTGGCCTCGGCGGGCCTCCCGCTCACCTCCGGCGCCCTCGATCAACCGTGGGCGGTCGACGTGCACAGCCGATGGCCGGCCGGCGCCTCGACCGGCCCGCGCAACTGGCGCGGCCGCCTCCTCATCGACCAAAAGCCCGACCGCATCCGCCTCGGTCCGCTCTTGGGCATTCTCACCCTGCGTGACGCGCAGGGCCGCCTGCGCGGCAACGCCGGTCACTTGGCGGCCCTCTGTCAAACGGCGCGTCGGCTCGGGGGCATCGCCTTCGTGTTTACCCCGGACGACGTGGACCGCACCGCCCTAACCGTCATCGGTCGGCTGCCCCATAACGGCCGATGGATTGACGCCCTGCTTCCGCTGCCGCACGTGGTGTACAACCGGATCCCCTACCGCCAGTGGGAACAGCGGCCCGCCGTGCAAGCCTTTCTCGCGTGGCTGGCGGAACGCGCGCACCTCTTCAACCGCGGCTTCTTTGACAAGTGGCAGCTCTTTCGGTGGCTGCGCGCCGCGCGTCCCTTGCGCCCGCTCCTGCCCGACACCGCGCGCGCCACCCCGGCAACGCTGCGCGCGTTTTTGGCGCGCTATCCGTCGGTCTTTCTCAAGCCGTGCGGCGGAAAAGCCGGCGAAGGGGTCCTGCGTGTCACGAAAACCCCGGTCGGCTACGAAGCGATCGGGCAATCGAAAAAGGGGATGCGGCAGTCCGCCGCATTCCCGCGCATTGACGATCTGGAAACGTGGTGCTGGCGGTGGATCGGCCATGCGCCCTATCTGGTCCAACAAGGCATCGAGCTGGCAAAGGTCCGCGGCCAGCCCTTCGACCTGCGCGCCCTGGTGCAAAAGGATGGACGGGGCCAGTGGCAGCTTACCGGCATCGGCGCGCGGGTCGCCCCCGCAGGCGGCATTACCACGCACGTGCCCCAAGGCGGGCGCATCGGCAACCCGCAGGTGCTTCTGGCCCAGGCGCTCTCGTCCGACGCCGCCGCCCGCCTGCAAGACCAGCTCGGTTCGGGGGCCCTGGCCGTCGCGCATACGCTCGAGCGGCACATGCCCAATCTGGCGGAGTGCTCGATGGACTTCGCCGTCGACCGCCACGGCAAGCTGTGGTTCTTTGAGGCCAACGCCAAGCCGATGACCTTCGATGAACCGGACATCCAGCGCCGCGCCTTGAATACGCGCGTCCGCTACGCCCAATGGGCAGCCGGTTTTCGCACCGGAGGGAAGCGGGGATGA
- a CDS encoding YheC/YheD family endospore coat-associated protein: MTTIRVTLQRHSIGKPVLYLSSPVLRSLSLAPGQTLSVRLGQRSALVTVLRHRASASVAVVGAPVWNELLIPHGGPVHLRASGNTLSLGPVVGILTTGRTRWPQQPFGLRSAFFRHLLAVAPEMGCFYYVFTPLDIDWENRRVRASSWRGGQWHTGWAPLPDVVYDRVPNRTAEALKTVQQAKHGLHALAIPIFNPGFFHKWEVHQRLLRFADIRPLLPETVFMPTAEDIARLLRAHSSVYLKPAGGSLGLGIYQFLRHPRMGLLVRFRRGEKNVLYRFSSVAEALRRLGLIPRLPRYIAQQGINLITYQGRPVDFRVHAHKTRTDQWMVVAIGAKMAGPGCITTHLRTGGTLMEAQTALRATFGEQAKHILTRIEQAALRLARALETSFAAPVGELGFDLGVDRAGGVWMFEANAKPGRSVFHHPSMREADRLSRKAILDYALFLARFA; this comes from the coding sequence ATGACCACGATCCGCGTCACCCTCCAGCGCCATTCGATCGGGAAACCGGTTCTGTACCTCTCGTCGCCCGTCTTGCGCTCCCTGAGCCTCGCTCCTGGCCAAACGCTGTCCGTACGCTTAGGCCAACGGTCCGCCCTCGTCACCGTCCTCCGGCACCGCGCTTCCGCCTCCGTCGCCGTCGTTGGCGCGCCGGTATGGAACGAGCTGCTCATCCCCCACGGCGGACCGGTCCACCTGCGGGCCAGCGGCAACACCCTTTCCCTCGGGCCGGTGGTGGGCATCCTCACAACCGGTCGAACGCGGTGGCCCCAACAGCCCTTTGGCCTGCGCAGCGCCTTTTTCCGCCACCTGTTGGCCGTGGCTCCGGAAATGGGGTGTTTCTATTACGTCTTCACGCCTTTGGACATCGATTGGGAGAACCGACGCGTGCGCGCCTCCTCCTGGCGGGGAGGACAATGGCACACCGGATGGGCACCGCTGCCCGACGTCGTCTACGATCGCGTGCCCAACCGCACAGCGGAAGCCCTCAAAACCGTTCAACAGGCCAAGCACGGGCTTCACGCCCTCGCCATTCCCATCTTTAACCCGGGATTCTTTCACAAATGGGAGGTCCACCAACGGTTGCTCCGCTTTGCCGACATCCGCCCCCTCTTGCCGGAAACGGTCTTCATGCCTACCGCAGAAGACATTGCCCGGCTTTTGCGCGCCCATTCCAGCGTCTACCTCAAACCGGCCGGCGGGAGCCTGGGCCTCGGCATCTATCAGTTCTTGCGCCATCCGCGCATGGGTCTCCTGGTGCGCTTTCGCCGCGGGGAGAAAAACGTGCTCTACCGGTTTTCCAGCGTGGCCGAGGCGTTGCGCCGCTTGGGCCTCATCCCGCGACTTCCCCGGTACATCGCCCAGCAAGGCATCAACCTCATCACCTATCAAGGCCGCCCGGTCGACTTCCGCGTGCACGCGCACAAAACCCGCACCGACCAGTGGATGGTGGTCGCCATCGGCGCCAAGATGGCCGGGCCGGGCTGCATCACCACCCACCTGCGCACGGGCGGCACGCTGATGGAGGCCCAAACGGCGCTCCGTGCCACCTTTGGCGAACAGGCGAAACACATCTTGACGCGGATTGAACAGGCCGCGCTGCGCCTGGCCCGCGCCTTGGAGACGTCCTTTGCCGCCCCTGTTGGGGAACTCGGCTTTGATCTCGGCGTCGATCGCGCGGGAGGCGTGTGGATGTTCGAGGCCAACGCCAAGCCGGGACGCTCGGTGTTCCACCATCCGAGCATGCGCGAAGCCGATCGCCTCTCCCGAAAGGCCATCCTCGACTACGCCTTGTTCTTGGCGCGTTTTGCTTGA
- a CDS encoding YheC/YheD family endospore coat-associated protein — protein MAPWSSLGVLAFAMSAAPFPFAERTFFTQLAEAGQELKIQVFVLDPRTVHLGSRRASGYAWRNGRWRREPIALPALLYDRCYYPNRTAYRRLSPFVAAIKALPHILFLGHGLPHKWAVYRMLRTSPALRPYLPETAPLSSAALLRLWLRRHGSVVVKPRGGAQGRGVLRIQPESGGWRVVGRDGHNRPVARRIASFEALWAHLVPLHRSHSLIVQPYLALHTVDQTPFDLRVLVQKDGTGTWRLTGSAVRAGQPGSLTANLHGGGRALATQPFLEAHYPHQTVARITEHVHTIATVLPSHLEAHHGRLFELGIDLGIEPDGRVWILEVNSKPGRASFWHTGDWKAARLSVLRPLEYARWLLMSSPQTGGRFS, from the coding sequence ATGGCCCCCTGGAGCTCGTTAGGCGTTCTGGCCTTCGCCATGAGCGCAGCGCCCTTTCCCTTCGCCGAGCGGACGTTTTTCACCCAATTGGCGGAAGCCGGGCAGGAGCTAAAGATTCAGGTGTTCGTCCTGGATCCGCGAACCGTCCACCTCGGTTCGCGACGCGCCTCCGGTTACGCTTGGCGAAACGGCCGCTGGCGGCGCGAACCCATCGCATTGCCCGCCTTGCTGTACGACCGTTGCTACTACCCCAACCGCACCGCATACCGCCGTCTGTCGCCTTTTGTTGCGGCGATCAAGGCCTTGCCCCACATCCTGTTCCTCGGCCACGGCTTGCCGCACAAATGGGCGGTCTACCGGATGCTGCGCACCTCGCCCGCGCTTCGCCCCTATCTTCCAGAAACGGCGCCGCTCAGTTCGGCAGCGCTGCTTCGCCTGTGGCTTCGCCGTCATGGGAGCGTCGTCGTCAAACCGCGCGGCGGCGCGCAAGGACGTGGCGTGCTCCGCATCCAGCCGGAGAGCGGCGGATGGCGCGTGGTCGGCCGGGACGGCCACAACCGCCCCGTAGCCCGGCGCATCGCCAGCTTCGAAGCGCTGTGGGCGCATCTCGTTCCCCTTCACCGGTCCCATTCGCTGATTGTCCAGCCGTATCTCGCCCTGCACACCGTCGACCAGACGCCCTTCGACCTCCGCGTGCTGGTGCAAAAAGACGGCACAGGCACGTGGCGGCTGACCGGATCGGCCGTACGCGCGGGCCAACCGGGCAGCCTGACCGCCAACCTGCATGGCGGTGGTCGCGCGCTGGCCACCCAACCGTTTTTGGAGGCCCACTATCCCCACCAAACGGTGGCCCGCATTACTGAGCATGTCCACACCATTGCCACCGTCCTGCCCAGCCACCTGGAAGCGCACCACGGGCGGCTTTTTGAACTCGGCATTGACCTGGGCATCGAACCCGACGGCCGCGTCTGGATCCTGGAGGTCAACTCCAAACCCGGCCGTGCATCCTTTTGGCACACGGGCGATTGGAAGGCCGCGCGGCTGTCGGTCCTGCGTCCCCTGGAGTATGCCCGCTGGCTGCTCATGAGTTCCCCACAAACAGGAGGCCGCTTTTCATGA
- a CDS encoding YheC/YheD family endospore coat-associated protein — protein sequence MRVMRVFVQVDANAGKTPVIILPQSLAKRMAIPTNVPLRVSFGSRQAAAAVAIGSGSATLIRLNPPLAQALCLPGPRLARILYFRDEHRLDLGPILGVLVSRAHANEPARPFGHFTPFFLELIASGARHGMLVYAFTAEDVAADRSTICGWIYRHNAFHRARLPLPHAVYNRLSSRLSEGTAASQQLLLQLRNAGVAIFNERFLDKWMVHRQLSTVPELASSLPDTRLYQGPATVKELLDRYGLVYLKPTNGSLGHGIYRIRKEKRRFAIWYTTLSGTIRRVFSRWTQAAQFLALRLGKRPYLVQQGLLLLTYQQAPVDFRVLVQKGRTGAWGITSIVARTGPAGGIVTNLARGGASLPAAQALAQAMPRSAPRPSLSALRQKALLVAKCIEQTIPGHFAELGIDLAVDRQGKIWVIEANAKPSKIEERAEELRLPATLPRPRPSALHLADYAWYVYRQQVTRSEPAWPPGAR from the coding sequence ATGCGCGTCATGCGCGTGTTCGTGCAGGTCGATGCGAATGCCGGCAAAACCCCCGTCATCATCTTGCCCCAAAGCCTAGCGAAGCGCATGGCCATTCCCACCAACGTTCCCCTGCGCGTCTCCTTTGGCTCTCGCCAAGCTGCTGCGGCGGTCGCCATCGGAAGCGGCTCGGCGACGCTCATCCGCCTGAACCCGCCGCTCGCCCAAGCCTTGTGCCTTCCGGGACCCCGCCTGGCGCGCATTCTCTATTTTCGAGACGAGCATCGCCTTGACCTGGGGCCGATCCTCGGCGTTCTGGTCTCCCGGGCGCACGCAAACGAACCGGCACGCCCCTTTGGTCATTTTACCCCGTTTTTCCTCGAGCTGATCGCCAGTGGCGCGCGGCACGGCATGCTGGTCTACGCGTTTACGGCGGAGGACGTCGCCGCCGACCGGTCCACCATTTGCGGTTGGATCTACCGCCACAACGCCTTTCACCGCGCCCGCCTGCCCTTGCCCCACGCCGTCTACAACCGGCTGTCCTCCCGGCTCAGTGAAGGGACCGCCGCCAGCCAGCAGCTCCTCCTTCAGCTGCGGAACGCCGGTGTGGCCATCTTCAACGAACGGTTTTTGGACAAATGGATGGTTCACCGCCAGCTGTCCACCGTCCCCGAGCTGGCGTCCAGCTTACCCGATACCCGACTCTACCAGGGCCCGGCCACGGTAAAGGAACTGCTCGACCGTTATGGCCTCGTCTACCTCAAGCCAACAAATGGCAGCTTGGGCCACGGCATCTACCGCATCCGCAAGGAGAAGCGGCGATTTGCCATCTGGTACACCACGCTGTCGGGGACGATCCGGCGCGTCTTTTCGCGCTGGACCCAGGCCGCGCAGTTTTTGGCGCTGCGGCTCGGCAAACGGCCGTATCTCGTGCAACAGGGGCTCCTGCTTCTCACCTACCAGCAAGCGCCGGTCGATTTTCGCGTGCTGGTGCAAAAAGGGCGAACCGGTGCGTGGGGAATCACCTCCATCGTTGCGCGCACGGGGCCGGCCGGCGGCATCGTGACCAACCTCGCCCGGGGCGGCGCGTCGCTGCCCGCCGCGCAGGCGCTGGCACAGGCCATGCCCCGCTCCGCTCCGCGGCCGTCACTCAGCGCTTTGCGCCAAAAAGCCCTTCTCGTGGCCAAATGCATTGAACAGACCATCCCGGGCCACTTTGCCGAGCTGGGCATCGACCTGGCCGTGGATAGACAAGGGAAAATTTGGGTCATCGAAGCCAACGCGAAACCGTCGAAGATCGAGGAACGGGCGGAAGAACTGCGGTTACCCGCAACACTGCCCCGCCCGCGGCCTTCCGCCCTCCATCTCGCCGATTACGCGTGGTACGTGTACCGCCAACAGGTCACGAGGAGCGAACCAGCATGGCCCCCTGGAGCTCGTTAG
- a CDS encoding DUF445 family protein: MSAVLEIGFGALMGAFIGGATNYLAIRMLFRPYAPWRIGRWTLPFTPGLIPKRRGELARQLGDLVARHLVTAQGLRRAMASPAWRNAVEAHVRARLRQARVDERSLRDIVAALPVEIRRKALRLCLRLAREGEAAAVAALRRWVAEKGAQSLGALMPPDAREWAERLAERAAPHVAYELVSFLASEQGRRELARAFREAMAQRGVVGALAGVLLSEERVAHGLSRALAEGLRRPAAVDALARLLRALVAELWRRPAATFLAVLPERSRGGLMRRLLRVLASSRLGEVTLAEMGRLLPARVVDVWLPAAAVAVLDGLVARMEKLLASLPLAEAVRHEVDAFSLPELEARIVEVAGHELRWITLLGAVIGGLVGAVQTAIVLGLG; encoded by the coding sequence GTGAGCGCGGTGTTGGAGATTGGATTTGGGGCGCTCATGGGTGCATTCATCGGCGGGGCAACCAATTACCTGGCCATCCGCATGTTGTTTCGGCCTTATGCGCCGTGGCGGATCGGGCGGTGGACCTTGCCGTTTACGCCCGGCCTGATTCCCAAGCGACGCGGGGAGTTGGCCCGGCAGCTGGGCGATCTGGTGGCTCGCCATCTCGTCACCGCCCAGGGACTGCGGCGGGCCATGGCCAGTCCGGCGTGGCGGAACGCCGTTGAAGCGCACGTCCGTGCCCGCCTGCGCCAAGCACGGGTCGACGAGCGCTCGCTGCGCGACATCGTGGCCGCCTTGCCGGTCGAGATCCGGCGGAAGGCCCTGCGGCTGTGTCTTCGCCTTGCGCGCGAGGGAGAAGCGGCTGCCGTGGCGGCCCTCCGGCGCTGGGTCGCGGAAAAGGGCGCGCAGTCCCTTGGTGCCCTCATGCCGCCTGATGCGCGGGAGTGGGCGGAACGCCTGGCCGAGCGGGCCGCGCCGCATGTTGCGTACGAGCTGGTCTCTTTTCTGGCCAGCGAGCAGGGACGGCGGGAGCTGGCCCGGGCCTTCCGGGAGGCGATGGCCCAGCGCGGCGTGGTGGGGGCGTTGGCCGGCGTCCTGCTGTCGGAGGAGCGGGTGGCGCACGGGCTGTCCCGCGCCCTCGCCGAGGGGTTGCGGCGGCCGGCGGCGGTGGATGCGCTGGCCCGCCTTCTGCGGGCCCTGGTGGCCGAACTGTGGCGGCGCCCGGCGGCGACGTTCTTGGCCGTGCTGCCGGAGCGCTCCCGCGGCGGCCTGATGCGGCGCCTTCTCCGCGTGCTCGCCTCCTCGCGCTTGGGGGAGGTGACCTTGGCCGAGATGGGCCGCCTCTTGCCCGCCCGGGTGGTGGACGTGTGGTTGCCCGCCGCTGCGGTGGCGGTCCTCGACGGGCTTGTCGCGCGCATGGAAAAGCTGCTTGCGTCGCTGCCGCTGGCCGAAGCGGTGCGGCATGAAGTGGATGCCTTCTCGCTCCCGGAATTGGAGGCGCGGATCGTGGAGGTGGCCGGACACGAGCTGCGGTGGATCACCCTGCTCGGAGCCGTGATTGGCGGTTTGGTCGGCGCGGTGCAGACGGCCATTGTGTTGGGACTGGGGTAG
- a CDS encoding metal-dependent hydrolase, which yields MELVYHGHSFVEVRHEGKTILIDPFVTGNPLAKVKPEALSADFILLTHGHGDHVGDAVAIAKRTGATVVAVFELATYLSWQGVSVHPMHIGGSRDFGGFRVKFTPAFHGSSFVEEDGRRIVYTGMPAGILLFLGGKTIYHAGDTALFGDMRLIGERHAPDVAFLPIGDNFTMGPEDALVAAEWVKAKTVVPIHYNTFPLIEQDAHAFVRALKEKGINGVVLESGQSLTL from the coding sequence ATGGAACTGGTGTACCACGGGCACAGCTTTGTGGAGGTGCGCCACGAAGGGAAAACCATCCTCATTGACCCCTTTGTGACGGGCAATCCGCTGGCCAAGGTGAAGCCGGAAGCGCTTTCCGCCGACTTCATCCTCCTCACCCACGGCCACGGCGACCACGTGGGGGACGCGGTGGCCATCGCCAAGCGCACCGGGGCGACGGTAGTGGCCGTCTTTGAGCTGGCCACCTACCTGTCCTGGCAGGGCGTTTCCGTGCACCCGATGCACATCGGCGGGTCGCGCGATTTTGGCGGTTTTCGCGTGAAGTTTACGCCGGCCTTTCACGGGTCGAGCTTTGTGGAGGAGGACGGGCGACGGATCGTCTACACCGGGATGCCGGCGGGGATTCTGCTGTTTCTCGGCGGCAAGACGATCTACCATGCCGGGGACACGGCCCTCTTTGGCGACATGAGGCTGATTGGCGAGCGGCATGCGCCGGACGTGGCCTTCCTGCCCATCGGCGACAACTTCACGATGGGGCCCGAGGATGCCCTGGTGGCCGCCGAATGGGTGAAGGCCAAGACGGTTGTCCCCATCCACTACAACACGTTCCCGCTCATTGAACAGGACGCTCACGCCTTTGTTCGGGCGCTGAAGGAGAAGGGCATAAACGGCGTGGTGTTGGAAAGCGGGCAGTCGCTGACCCTGTGA
- a CDS encoding O-methyltransferase — protein MSREAYIERWFVREDEVLRAVRAGIAARGMPEISVTPQLGRLLHLLVKLVGARRALEIGALGGYSGIWIARALPEDGELVSLEIHPVYAAVAREHVDRAGVGHKVRYEIGPALETLPRLEQRGERFDFVFIDADKENYPHYLEWAVRLARPGAVITADNVFWQDRIFDERIEDGATRGIRAFHERLVSHPRLEATLLPLDDGFAVARVKAEATENIRVPD, from the coding sequence GTGAGCCGGGAAGCGTACATCGAGCGGTGGTTTGTGCGGGAAGACGAGGTGCTGCGCGCGGTGCGCGCGGGGATTGCCGCGCGGGGGATGCCGGAGATTTCCGTGACGCCCCAGTTGGGGCGGCTGTTGCATTTGCTCGTGAAGCTGGTCGGGGCGCGACGCGCGCTGGAGATCGGTGCACTCGGGGGGTATAGCGGCATCTGGATCGCCCGCGCCTTGCCGGAGGACGGCGAATTGGTGTCCCTCGAGATCCATCCGGTGTACGCGGCGGTGGCGCGCGAACATGTCGACCGCGCCGGCGTGGGGCACAAGGTGCGCTACGAGATCGGCCCCGCCCTGGAGACGCTGCCGCGGCTCGAACAGCGGGGGGAGCGCTTTGACTTTGTCTTCATTGACGCCGACAAGGAAAACTACCCGCATTATCTGGAATGGGCCGTGCGGCTGGCACGGCCGGGCGCGGTCATCACTGCCGACAACGTGTTTTGGCAAGACCGCATTTTTGACGAGAGGATCGAGGACGGCGCGACGCGGGGCATCCGCGCGTTTCATGAGCGCCTGGTCTCCCATCCGCGCCTGGAGGCCACGTTGCTGCCCCTCGACGACGGGTTCGCGGTGGCGCGCGTGAAAGCCGAGGCGACTGAAAACATCCGCGTCCCGGATTGA
- a CDS encoding AzlD domain-containing protein yields the protein MSHADSLLALVVAMGAVTYLPRMLPLVFLPGRAWPPAVERFFRFLPYAALGALIVPGVFTATGHPASATVGALAAAALAWRRAHLLLVVAAGIAGALAVDLVMR from the coding sequence GTGAGCCATGCGGACAGCCTTCTGGCCCTCGTCGTGGCCATGGGAGCGGTCACCTATCTGCCGCGCATGTTGCCGCTGGTCTTCCTGCCGGGACGCGCGTGGCCACCCGCGGTGGAGCGTTTTTTCCGTTTCCTCCCCTATGCCGCCCTCGGCGCCCTCATCGTGCCCGGGGTGTTCACCGCCACGGGGCATCCCGCATCCGCCACCGTTGGCGCGCTGGCGGCGGCAGCCCTCGCATGGCGGCGTGCCCATCTCCTCCTCGTCGTGGCCGCCGGCATCGCCGGGGCGCTGGCCGTCGACCTCGTGATGCGGTAA
- a CDS encoding AzlC family ABC transporter permease encodes MNRDAHRAFFQGLRAGAPIAVGYLPIAMAFGVLARSAGVPEVAAVAMSALVYAGASQFVAVNLLALGVAWSEIVLTTFLLNLRHLLMTAALSRRIEPGVPKPLRALVAYGVTDETFAVAALAPDATLRPAFLLGLNAIAFAAWNVGTVLGLVVGAGLPQALQASLGIALYAMFLGLLIPPMRTSRAVAAVAASAALTHAALTALAAAVPLSPGWRIVLATVVGAAVGAALAEGDTSDSRNATTAAKEVRP; translated from the coding sequence ATGAACCGCGACGCGCACCGCGCCTTTTTCCAAGGCCTTCGCGCCGGCGCGCCCATTGCCGTCGGCTACCTGCCCATCGCCATGGCCTTTGGCGTGCTCGCCCGATCGGCCGGCGTTCCGGAAGTGGCGGCGGTGGCCATGTCGGCGCTCGTCTATGCCGGGGCCAGCCAGTTCGTCGCCGTCAACCTCCTCGCCTTGGGCGTGGCGTGGAGCGAGATCGTGCTGACCACGTTTCTCCTCAACCTGCGCCACCTGCTCATGACGGCGGCCCTGTCCCGGCGCATCGAGCCGGGCGTGCCAAAACCGCTGCGCGCGCTCGTGGCCTATGGCGTGACGGACGAAACCTTTGCCGTCGCCGCGCTTGCGCCCGACGCCACGCTGCGCCCCGCCTTCCTGCTGGGCCTGAACGCCATCGCCTTTGCCGCGTGGAACGTGGGCACGGTCCTCGGCCTGGTCGTCGGGGCAGGCCTGCCGCAGGCGCTGCAAGCGAGCCTGGGGATCGCCCTGTACGCCATGTTTCTCGGCCTCCTGATCCCGCCGATGCGCACCTCCCGTGCCGTGGCCGCCGTAGCCGCTTCGGCCGCCCTGACCCACGCCGCCTTGACGGCCCTTGCCGCGGCGGTGCCGCTTTCGCCGGGTTGGCGCATCGTGCTGGCCACCGTGGTCGGCGCTGCCGTTGGCGCAGCCCTCGCCGAGGGCGACACGTCTGACTCCCGCAACGCGACGACGGCCGCCAAGGAGGTGAGACCGTGA
- a CDS encoding helix-turn-helix domain-containing protein, whose translation MEPIHVQIGRNLQRLRKQRGLSLDKLAELTGVSKGMLAQIERGESSPTVTTLWKIAAGLNLTFSALIEPEHPTVTVVPRAATSPVVEEGGGYRVYPLFPFDRATRFEVYRVEMDPGVTHASEPHPAGVEEYLLVAEGSLSVDVDGCTYTLRAGDALRMAADRPHTYRCGDRPTRVHMLLVYPPR comes from the coding sequence ATGGAGCCGATTCACGTGCAGATTGGCCGCAATCTGCAGCGCCTGCGCAAACAGCGCGGGCTCAGCCTCGACAAGCTGGCCGAACTCACCGGCGTGAGCAAGGGCATGCTCGCCCAGATCGAGCGCGGCGAGTCGAGCCCGACGGTGACCACGCTGTGGAAGATTGCCGCCGGATTGAACCTGACCTTCTCGGCGCTGATTGAGCCGGAACACCCCACGGTTACCGTCGTGCCCCGCGCCGCCACCTCCCCCGTTGTCGAGGAAGGCGGTGGGTATCGCGTATACCCCCTGTTTCCCTTTGACCGGGCGACGCGCTTTGAAGTGTACCGGGTGGAGATGGATCCCGGCGTGACCCACGCCTCCGAGCCGCATCCCGCCGGCGTCGAGGAATACCTGCTCGTCGCCGAAGGGAGCCTCTCCGTCGACGTGGACGGCTGCACGTACACCTTGCGCGCCGGGGACGCCCTGCGCATGGCCGCGGATCGCCCCCACACGTACCGCTGCGGCGATCGGCCGACGCGGGTGCACATGCTCCTCGTCTACCCCCCGCGCTGA